A window from Triticum aestivum cultivar Chinese Spring chromosome 6D, IWGSC CS RefSeq v2.1, whole genome shotgun sequence encodes these proteins:
- the LOC123142381 gene encoding uncharacterized protein — protein sequence MEVKKRAPTIATLCIMSVPSKQQVAAMSFCNCYQQCHDGCRHSVPWWLCNVDCAGNCDSVEKKDALATCIMVCSTDSICDQSVAPTYTQRVADCIAECNKRWGRGAAINAK from the exons ATGGAGGTGAAGAAGAGGGCGCCCACCATTGCCACGCTGTGCATCATGTCAGTGCCATCCAAGCAACAGGTGGCCGCCATGTCCTTCTGCAACTGTTACCAGCAGTGCCACGACGGGTGCAGGCacagcgtcccttggtggctctgCAACGTCGACTGCGCCGGCAACTGCGACAGCGTTGAGAAGAAGGATGCTCTCGCCACATGCATCATGGTATGCAGCACGGACTCCATCTGTGACCAGTCGGTGGCACCAACCT ATACACAACGTGTTGCAGATTGTATAGCTGAGTGCAACAAGAGGTGGGGGCGTGGGGCAGCAATTAATGCCAAGTAA